One window of Zalophus californianus isolate mZalCal1 chromosome 3, mZalCal1.pri.v2, whole genome shotgun sequence genomic DNA carries:
- the LOC113919340 gene encoding uncharacterized protein LOC113919340 isoform X3, with protein MGSTALLLVKLFAPNAEQMYIVNHLKESPAGEKRNVLEESARRAHEDIEDLADLNPSKLEAVIMPVLSRPRKNRKLRILPLEGSHSHQGRSEEAQLAPNSHGDGSVGDGGPDENHSLTSRNRIL; from the exons gTGAAGCTATTTGCTCCTAATGCTGAGCAGATGTACATTGTTAATCACTTGAAAGAGAGCccagcaggagagaagagaaatgtgCTGGAGGAAAGTGCCAGGAGAGCCCATGAGGACATAGAAGATTTGGCAGACCTGAACCCCAGCAAGCTTGAAGCTGTCATTATGCCG GTTCTGTCTCGGCCCAGGAAGAACCGGAAGCTACGAATTCTACCTCTGGAaggttcacattcccaccagggGAGGAGTGAGGAAGCGCAGCTGGCCCCGAATAG ccaTGGTGATGGATCTGTAGGAGATGGTGGGCCCGACGAGAATCATAGTCTGACGTCTAGGAACCGGATACTGTGA
- the LOC113919340 gene encoding glyoxalase ElbB-like isoform X1, with protein sequence MGSTALLLVKLFAPNAEQMYIVNHLKESPAGEKRNVLEESARRAHEDIEDLADLNPSKLEAVIMPVLSRPRKNRKLRILPLEGSHSHQGRSEEAQLAPNRYRALSLSCVLICLSLYSQLMDYKLMMVRGVCLFC encoded by the exons gTGAAGCTATTTGCTCCTAATGCTGAGCAGATGTACATTGTTAATCACTTGAAAGAGAGCccagcaggagagaagagaaatgtgCTGGAGGAAAGTGCCAGGAGAGCCCATGAGGACATAGAAGATTTGGCAGACCTGAACCCCAGCAAGCTTGAAGCTGTCATTATGCCG GTTCTGTCTCGGCCCAGGAAGAACCGGAAGCTACGAATTCTACCTCTGGAaggttcacattcccaccagggGAGGAGTGAGGAAGCGCAGCTGGCCCCGAATAGGTACAGAGCACTTTCCTTGTCCTGTGTACTGATTTGCTTGTCTCTCTACTCACAGCTTATGGATTATAAGCTCATGATGGTAAGAGGCGTCTGTCTATTTTGTTGA
- the ACOD1 gene encoding cis-aconitate decarboxylase, whose translation MLKSVTESFARVIHGLTVGHLTDNVIQRSKRMILDTLGVGFLGTSTEVFHKASEYSKIYSSNMSSSVWGRPDLRLPPSYAAFVNGVAIHSMDFDDTWHPATHPSGAVLPVLMALAEALPSSRTFSGLDLLLAFNVGIEVQGQLLHFSKEASDIPKRFHPPSVVGTLGSAAATSKFLGLSMTKCQEALAIAVSHAGAPMANAATQTKPLHIGNAARHGMESAFLAMLGLQGNKQVLDMQTGFGAFYANYSPQVLPNLDSHTWLLDQQDVAFKRFPAHLATHWVADAAASVRKHLVTDRALLPTDRVERIVLRIPDVQYVNRPFPDSEHEARHSFQYVACTTLLDGGITVPSFHKCQIDRPQVRELLGKVELEHPQDNLPSFNTLYCEVSVTLSDGATFTECSDTFYGHWRKPLSQEDLREKFRANASSMLSYDTVERLLKIVENLEDLEDCSVLTTLLKGPSPPEMVSKSIQDLTIPSYNLS comes from the exons ATGCTCAAG TCTGTCACAGAAAGCTTTGCCAGAGTGATCCATGGCTTGACAGTGGGGCACCTGACAGATAACGTTATTCAAAGAAGCAAGAGAATGATTCTGGATACTCTGGGCGTTGGCTTCCTGGGAACCAGTACAGAAGTGTTTCACAAAGCCAGCGAATATAGTAAG ATCTACAGTTCCAACATGTCCAGCAGTGTTTGGGGTCGACCAGACCTAAGGCTCCCGCCATCATATGCTGCTTTTGTGAACGGTGTGGCT ATTCACTCAATGGATTTTGATGACACATGGCATCCTGCCACCCACCCTTCTGGAGCTGTCCTTCCTGTCCTCATGGCTTTAGCAGAAGCTCTCCCTTCAAGTCGAACATTTTCTGGCCTTGATCTGCTGCTGGCTTTCAATGTTGGGATTGAAGTACAAGGCCAATTAttgcatttctccaaagaagccagTGACATACCAAAGAG attCCATCCCCCCTCAGTTGTAGGAACTTTGGGTAGTGCGGCTGCCACATCCAAGTTTCTAGGGCTCAGCATGACAAAATGCCAAGAGGCCCTGGCTATTGCTGTTTCTCATGCCGGGGCACCCATGGCAAATGCTGCCACTCAGACCAAGCCTCTTCATATCGGCAATGCTGCCAGGCATGGGATGGAATCTGCTTTCCTGGCAATGCTGGGTCTCCAAGGAAACAAGCAGGTCTTGGACATGCAGACGGGCTTTGGGGCCTTCTATGCCAACTACTCCCCACAGGTTCTTCCAAACCTAGATTCCCACACGTGGCTGCTGGACCAGCAGGATGTGGCCTTCAAGAGGTTCCCTGCACATCTGGCCACCCATTGGGTGGCGGACGCAGCTGCGTCCGTCCGAAAGCACCTTGTAACAGACAGAGCCCTGCTTCCCACTGACCGCGTTGAGAGAATTGTGCTCAGAATTCCAGATGTCCAGTATGTCAACAGGCCCTTCCCAGACTCGGAGCATGAAGCTCGTCACTCGTTCCAGTATGTGGCCTGTACTACACTGCTCGATGGTGGCATCACCGTCCCATCCTTCCACAAATGCCAGATCGACAGGCCACAGGTGAGAGAGTTGCTCGGGAAAGTGGAGCTCGAGCACCCTCAGGACAACCTGCCAAGCTTCAACACACTATACTGTGAGGTAAGTGTCACTCTCAGTGATGGAGCCACCTTCACAGAGTGCTCGGATACCTTCTACGGCCACTGGAGGAAGCCACTGAGCCAGGAGGACCTGCGGGAGAAGTTCAGAGCCAATGCCTCCAGCATGCTGTCCTACGACACAGTAGAAAGGCTTCTCAAGATCGTAGAGAATCTAGAAGACCTAGAAGACTGTTCTGTGCTAACCACTCTGCTGAAAGGACCCTCTCCACCAGAGATGGTTTCAAAATCTATCCAGGATTTAACAATTCCATCGTACAATCTCTCCTGA